CCGTCCGTGACATCGTAAAAACGGCTGATAAGACTGACAATGGTGGTTTTTCCGGCTCCGGTAGGTCCCACAAGCGCAATCGTTTCGCCGGGTTGTACCGTAAAGCTGATATTTTCCAGAACCGGCTTGTCCGGCTCGTCGGGGTAGGCAAAGCTGACATGTTCAAAACGTACCTCGCCCTTTACCGGCGGCAGCGCCGTGCTGCCTGGCAGACTGGTGATTTCCGCCGGGGTATCCAGAATATCAAAAATACGCTCCGCGGCGGAAATATTTGTCACGATTTTATTATAAAAGCTCGACAGATTGCGAATCGGGCTCCAGAACATTCCCAGATAAGTCGAAAATGCCAGAAAGGTGCCGATGCCGATTTCGTCCGCGCCGATGATGCGGATGCCGATAAAATACAGCAGAAATCCGCCGACGCCCCAGGTGATTTCTACCAGAGCGCCAAAGGTATCGCCAATGCGCACCGCATCGATAAAGCTGTCGCGGTATTCCATCGCGCAGCGCTCAAAATCCTGCTGACGCTCCGGCTCCGCGGCAAAGCTCTGCACAATGCGGATACCGGAAAAGCTTTCGTGGATAAAAGCGTTCAGATTCGAGTTTTTCTTGCGATGAATCTGCCACAGTTTATGCGCGGAAATCTGGATAAGAAACATTCCGGCGACCAGAAACGGCAGCGTGAGCAGCGCTGCCAGGGCAAGCCGCCAGCTTTTCACCAGCATGATACAGGCGACGCCGGCAACGGTGAGCAGGTCGGGCAGCAGCTTTGTCACACTGTCCGACAGCACATCCTTCAGAGAATTGACGTCTCCGATGACGCGCGCCAGTATTTTTCCGGTGGGACGGCTGTCGAAAAAGTGAAAGCTCAGTGTCTGGATATGCTCATAAAGCTGGCTGCGGATAGTCAGGAGCACTTTGTTTGTGACATCCGCCATCATGCGCATCCAGCATCTTGTGCAGACCATATGCACAAGAAACAGCAGAAGTCCAACGGCGGCGAGGCGGCAAAGTCCGGCGGCATCGCTGTTTGCAACATAGGTATCGATGGCAAGCTCGATCATCAGCGGCGTCGCCAGTGTGATGAAAAGCGTGACGAGCAGCAGCAGCGCCACAGCCGCCAGCATCTTTTTATAAGCGAAAAGATAGCGGTAAAGACGCAGAAGCGTCGCTGTTTTGGGGACATCATGCATAACCTCGTCTTCGCGGACGGAATTTACGGACATGGGAGTTCCTCCTCTCTGCGGAGCACAGAATTTCCGGGAGCAGAGACCGCGGCCTCCGGCGGTGACACAGTTTCCGGAGACAATGCAGTTTTCGGCGGCGATGCAGTTTCTGGCGGCGATACAGTTTCCGGCGGCAGTGCAGCATCCAGCGGCGACACAGTTTTCGGCAGGTTGTCAGCACCGGCTTCTTCACCGTACTGCACGCACCAGGTCCGGTAATAGCGCCCTTTCTGCGCCATCAGCTCCGCGTGGGTGCCGCGCTCCGCAATGGTATTATTCTCCAGCACAATAATTTCGTCCGCAGAGCGGACAGCCGAAATACGGTGCCCGATAATAATCTTCGTGGAATGCTTCATTTCTTTTAAATTTTTCTGGATGATCTTTTCCGTTTCCATATCAAGCGCAGAGGTGGCATCGTCCAAAATCAGAATAGGAGCCTGCTTTGCAAGCGCGCGGGCAATGCTGATGCGCTGCTTCTGCCCGCCGGACAGACCGACGCCGCGCTCGCCGATGACAGTCTCATATTGATTTCCGAGACGGCTGATAAAACGGGAAGCGCCCGCCTGCCGGCACGCCCATTCGACCGTCTGCTGATTCATTTTTTCGCGGCAGCCGGTTTTTACGTTTTCCGTCACGGAATCGGAGAACAGAAATACCTCCTGCATCACGACGGAGGAGGAGGCGCGCAGCTTTGCCAGAGGCAGCTCGCGGATATCTGTTCCGTCCAGCAGAATGCGCCCCTCGGTCACATCGTAGAAGCGCTGTATCAGATTGACGATGGTGGTCTTTCCGGTGCCGGTCATGCCCATGATGCCAAGCGTCTGCCCCGGTTTCAGTGTGATATTAATGTCTCTTAATATTTCATGTCCGTCCAGAGAAAAGCCGACGTGCTCAAAAATAAGCTCCCCGGCGACTATATCTCCCGGACGTATTGCCGCAGCGCCGTCCTTCTGTGCGCTCCAGGTCGGGTCGGACGTTTCAGAGGAGCTGGCGTTCTGCGCTGCCGCAGCAGGGTCCGTAATCTGCGGCGTCTGCTGCGCCACCTTTTTGATTTTTCTCCAGGAGGCGAACGCCGATGCGATATCGTTGCTCAGCCAGCCGAGAATCTCCATCGGCCAGATGACATTATTTGCATATTCGGAAAACGCGCCGAGCGCGCCAATCGTCATCCTGCCGGAAATCACCATCAGACCACCGATAATCACAACTGCCAGCAGCATCACCTTTCCGAGAAAGGTAATCAGCGGCTGGTATCTGGCAAGCAGCTTTGCCTGCTCCATATTCAAATCGTAAAACAGCCGGTTGTGACGGCTGAACTTGCTGATTTCATAATCCTCCCGCGCAAAGGCTTTGACGGTACGCACACCGGCGATGCATTCCTGCGCGACAGTATTCAGCTCGGCGGTCTCCTCGCTGATCTGGTCGTACACTTTGCCGAGCCCATTTTCCATGCGCACGGCGCAGAAACCAATCAGCGGCAGCAGCGCCAGCGGAACCAGGGTGAGATACGGATTCAGACGGAACATGCAGACCAGCACGAGGATGGTATGCGTAAGCGCCTCAACGGCGAGGATGCCGACGAAGCCGACGGCTGCCCAGACCTTATCGACGTCCTCTTTTGTGCGTGTCATCAGCTCGCCGGTGTTGTGCCGGTCGAAGAAATCCATTGACATGGTCTGGAGATGCCGGAACAAATCGCGGCGCATATGATAGCCGACGGAAACGCCGATATAATCATAGGTAAATTCCTTAATGTACTGAAAGACGGCGCGTCCGATGCCGATGCCAAGCAATCCGAACAGAAGCCGCATCAGCAGCTCCATCTGTCCGCCGACGATTACATCATCAATAATGCGCCGGGTAATCTGCGGCGCCATCATATCCAGCGCAATGCTGATGAGCATCGCGGCAAAGCCGAGCAGGTACAGAAAGCCGTAGCGCTTCATATAAGTACCCAGTTTTTTCATGATTTGTTGCTTCCTTTTTTTTCAATTAGTTTTTTATCCTGGCGGTTCTGCATCCGGTACTGCATGGGACTGATGCCTTGTATCCGGCGGAAGCTCTGCGAAAAATAGCTTGGCGAGGAAAAGCCGAGCATCTGGGAAATCTCGGAGAGCGTCAGGTCGGTCTCTGTCAGCAGATAAAGGCTTTCCTGTATCCGGCAGGAAAGAAGATAGCTGATGGGCGAGGTATCGTATGCATGGCGGAACAGGTGCGCCAGATAATATTTGCTCACATGGGCAACGGCGGCGAGGTCGTCCAGCGTAATATTTTCTTTAAAATGATTGTCAATATAGCGGCGGACGATGGCGGCCTCCCGGCTTGATTTGCGGGAGGAGGGCACGAAGGTGACGGTAAACTGGCTGCGGCGCATCAGCAGAAGCAGCACGACCTCCAGCAAATCCTGGCAGACAGTATTGTAGCCGGGCTGTTTGCTTTCAATCTCCTTTAAAAGATTGTTCAGATAGAAAAGGAGCAGCTCGCTGTTTGCCTGGAAATGCACGATGGAATAGCCGTCCTCCCCGGAATCCCCGGCGACCGCCTCCAGACCGTCGATGCCCAGAACAATATATTCCAGAGGAAGCTCGTCGGAGCTGACCTCTGTGTGCTCCACATTGGAGTTGACGGTGATAACATCGCTTGTCGTAATGGGAATGCTCTGGCTGGCAAGCTGCAGATAGCCGCATCCGCCGGTAATAAAAAAGAGCTCGGCGCAGGGATGGGTGTGCAGCGTGGAATGCCACTCGGCGCTGTAGCGCGCCGTACTGACGTAGAGCAGCCGGGTGACAGAACGGTCTACCGGATTGGTGGCGAGAGAATCAAGAACATAGCGGCTGGTACTCATACAAAAAACTCCTTTTCCATAGGGGATCTTCTGAAAAATGCTTATATCTGGGAGGGCCAGGGTCTTTCCCCATTTATGAGCAGGCTCATGCGGGTCCGGATCTTTTGCTCCTGGCATCATTATATGTCAAAATGTATGGACAGGCAAGAAACGATTGCTGATTTTAATGGAATGTAGTAAACTACAAATGGCAGCTTTGTCATCTGACGCCAGCGCTGCTCTGCAAATGGCGCGGACGGAACTGTTACAATTAAAATGATGAAAATTTATCCGAGGTGAAAAATACGTGAGTGCAATCGTTACATTGAAAAAAGGAGAAGGAAGAACCGTAAAATCCGGCGGAATGTGGATTTATGATAACGAAATCGCGTCCATTGCCGGAAGCTTTGCGGACGGAGATATCGTGCTGGTGCATGACTTTGACGGGTATCCGCTGGGACGCGGTTTTATCAACCGTCATTCAAAGATACGCATCCGCCTGATGACCAGAAACGCGGCACAGGAGATTGACCGGGATTTTATCCGTATGCGCGTGCAGAACGCCTGGAATTACCGCAAAAAAACGGTGGATACCGGGAGCTGCCGCCTGATTTTCGGCGAGGCGGATTTTCTTCCGGGCATTGTGATTGATAAATTCTCCGATGTGCTGGTGGTGGAATCGCTGGCGCTCGGTATTGACCGTCTGAAGGAGACGATCGTGGAAGCGCTGAAGGAGGTGCTGGCAGAGGACGGCGTCATTATCCGCGGCGTTTATGAGCGCAGCGACGCCAAGGTGCGCGAGCAGGAGGGCATGGAGCGCTGCAAGGGGTTTCTCGGCGAGCCGTTTGATACGAATGTGCTGATTGAGGAAAACGGCGTGAAATATATGGTGGACGTGGTAAACGGGCAGAAGACCGGATTTTTCCTCGACCAGAAATATAATCGGCAGTCCATCCGGCGGCTCTGTCCGGGCGCGCGGGTGCTCGACTGCTTTACCCATACGGGCTCTTTTGCGCTGAATGCCGGAGCGGCAGGCGCGGCGGAGGTGCTTGGCGTGGATGCATCGCAGACGGGCGTGGAGCAGGCAGAGCTGAACGCGCGGCTGAACGGTCTGGAAGACCGCGTAAAATTTGTCTGCCGCGATGTCTTTGAGCTGCTGCCGGAGCTGGAGGAGAAGGGGGAAACCTTTGATTTGGTAATTCTCGACCCGCCGGCGTTCACAAAGTCGCGCAGCTCCGTGAAAAATGCCGTCAAAGGATACCGGGAGATTAATCTGCGCGCTATGAAGCTGGTGAAGGATGGTGGCTTTCTTGCCACCTGTTCCTGCTCGCATTTCATGACGTACGAGCTGTTTACCCAGACGATCCGGCAGGCGGCGCAGAATGTCCACAAACGCCTGCGCCAGGTGGAATTTCGCACGCAGGCGCCCGACCATCCGATTTTGTGGGCGGCGGACGAATCCTATTATCTGAAATTTTATATTTTCCAGGTCTGTGACGAAAAGTAGAAAATAAAGGAAAAGGGGATACGGAAGATGACACTGAAGGAACTGGAGATCGGGAAATCTGCGGTAGTCACAGCGGTCGGCGGTGAGGGCGCGCTGCGGCAGCATTTCCTGGATATGGGCGTGATTCCGGGTGCGGAGATCACACTGGTAAAATATGCGCCGATGGGCGACCCGATGGAGCTGCGGATTCACGGCTACGAGCTGACGCTGCGCCTGGCGGATGCGGAAAAAATAGAGATAGAAAAGAAGAAAGCGGCGGCGAAAGCGCCGGAAGGGAAATCCGGGGCGCGCGCGGATTCCCGGAAAAAAGTGGAGCATCCGGGGCTTGGCGAGGGCGGACGTTATCACGTGAAGGCGGACGAGCATCCGCTGCCGGAGGGCACGAAGCTTACATTTGCGCTGGCGGGCAATCAGAACTGCGGAAAGACAACACTTTTTAATCAGCTCACCGGCTCCAATCAGCACGTCGGCAACTTTCCGGGAGTGACGGTGGACAGAAAAAGCGGCTCCATCAAGGGCTATCCGCAGACGGAGATTACCGATTTGCCGGGCATTTACTCGATGTCGCCGTACAGCAGCGAGGAGCTTGTCACGCGGCAGTTTATCATCGGGGAAAAGCCGACCGGCATTATCAACATTGTCGATGCGACCAATATTGAGCGTAATCTTTATCTGACGATGCAGCTTATGGAGCTGGACGTGCCGATGGTGCTGGCGCTGAATATGATGGACGAGGTACGCGGAAACGGCGGCTCGGTGCGCATCAATGAAATGGAGGAGCTGCTGGGGATTCCGGTGGTGCCGATCTCGGCGGCGAAAAATGAAGGCGTGGATGAGCTTGTCCGCCATGCGATCCATGTGGCGCAGTACCAGGAGCGTCCGGGAAGGACGGATTTCTGCAGCCAGGATGAGCACGGGGGCGCGGTGCACCGCTGCCTGCACGGCATTATGCATCTGATTGAGGACCACGCGAAGGCGGCGGGGATTCCGGTGCGCTTTGCGGCGACGAAGCTGGTGGAGGGCGATGAGCGGATTTTAAGTGCGCTGGCGCTTTCGCAGAATGAAAAAGAAATGATTGAGCATATCATCTGCCAGATGGAGGAAGAGCGCGGTCTGGACCGTGCGGCGGCGATCGCCGATATGCGGTTTGATTTCATACAGAAGCTGGTGGATGAGACGGTGGTAAAGCCGCAGGAGAGCAGGGAACATGTGCGCAGCAGAAAGATTGACCGCGTTCTGACCGGAAAATATACGGCGATTCCGGCGTTTGTCGGCATCATGGGACTGGTGTTTTATCTCACATTCAATGTGATCGGCGCGTGGCTGCAGGGGCTTCTGGAGTTGGGAATCGGTTATCTGACGGATGCAGTGGACGTCTGTCTTACCTCGTGGAATATTAATGAGGCCATCCACTCGCTGATTATCGACGGCATTTTTAACGGCGTTGGCAGCGTGTTGAGCTTCCTGCCGATCATCGTGACGCTGTTCTTTTTCCTGTCGCTCCTGGAGGACACGGGTTATATGGCGCGGGTGGCGTTCGTGATGGATAAGCTGCTGCGAAAGATCGGCCTTTCCGGCAGAAGTATCGTGCCGATGCTGATCGGCTTTGGCTGTACCGTTCCGGGCGTTATGGCGAGCAGGACGCTGCCGTCCGAGCGCGACCGTAAAATGACGATCATGCTCACGCCGTTTATGAGCTGCTCGGCAAAGCTGCCGATTTACGGATTTTTTGCGTCCGCCTTTTTCCCGGAGCACGCCGCGCTGGTGATGGTGGGGTTGTATTTTATCGGTATCCTTGTGGGAATCCTGGTGGCGCTGATTTCCAAAAACAGTATGTTTAAGGGTGAGGCGGTGCCGTTTGTGATGGAGCTTCCGAATTACCGCCTTCCGGGAGCAAAGAACGTGGCGCAGCTTCTGTGGGAGAAGGCAAAGGACTTTCTGCAGAGAGCCTTTACGGTCATTTTTATGGCGACCATCATCATCTGGTTTTTGCAGACCTTTGACTTGCACTTCCAGATGGTGAGCGATTCGCAGAACAGCATCCTGGCGGTTGTCGCCGGATGGATTGCGCCGCTGTTTGCGCCGCTCGGCTTTGGCGACTGGCGGATTTCCACGGCGCTGATTACCGGCTTCATGGCAAAAGAAAGCGTTGTGTCTACGCTTAACGTGCTCTTTGGCAGCACAGAGGCGGTGCTGGCGGCAATCTCACCGCTGGCGGCGGCTTCCCTGCTGGTGTTCTGCCTGCTGTACACTCCGTGCGTTGCCGCGATTGCTTCCATTAAAAGAGAGCTTGGCGGCAAATGGGCGGCAGGCGTGGTCATCGGGCAGTGTGCGATTGCCTGGGTGTGTGCGCTCCTTGTCCGTCTTATCGGGATGCTGTTCGGGCTGGGATAAGCGGCAGTACGTGAACAGGAATGCGATATTAATTCTGCGAACATGGAGGAAACTATGCAATACTATGTCGCCCCGCTGGAGGGCATTACGGGCTATATTTTCCGCAGCGCCCACCACAAATATTTTCCGGGTGCGGACAAATATTTTATCCCGTTCATCGAGCCGAAGCCAAACTCAAAAAAGATTTTTTCCGCGCGGGAATTAAATGATATACTGCCGGAACATAACCGGGGGATGCGGACCGTGCCGCAGATTCTCACAAACAAATGGGAAGATTTTGTGTGGACGGCGAAGCATCTGCAGGAATATGGCTATGATGAGGTAAATATCAACCTGGGATGTCCGTCGAAAACGGTGGTTTCTAAGAAGCGGGGAGCAGGCTTTCTCGCCGATCCGGAGGGTGTGGATGATTTTCTTGCACACATTTTTGACGCGCTGGACATGAAAATTTCCGTGAAGACACGTCTCGGCAGGGAGGATCCGGTGGAATTTCGCTGGCTTTTGGAGATTTACAACAAATATCCATTAGCGGAGCTGATCATCCATCCGCGCACGCAGAAAGAATTTTACGGCTTTACGCCGCACTATGAGATGTTTGCGGAAGCGTTGGAGGAAACCAGCCTGCCGGTGTGCTACAACGGGGATGTAAATACAAAAGAGGACTGCCGGGAAATAGAAAAACGTTTCCCGCAGATAACCGGTGTGATGATGGGAAGAGGGATTCTGCGAAATCCGGGACTGATTGGAGAGATACGTGGGGAAGAAAAGGCGGACATCCGGCGGCTGCGCAGCTTTCACGATGAGCTGTACGCCGCCTATCAGCAGGAAATGCCCGGCGATACGCAGGTATTATTTAAAATGAAGGAGCTGTGGACCTACCTGCGCCATTCTTTTTCATAGATGAGAAAACAGCAAAAAAATTATTTAAAGCGAAGCGTCTTGCAGAATATGACGCCGCTGTCGCCGCAGTTTTTGCGGCGACCTCAGGCGTTCGTACCTGAAAGGCGATTATCGTAGATACAATGCACACCCTGGTGTGCCATCATTCCGCCGAGGCAGCGCTTATTGCAGCGCACGCACCGGCGGATTTTTCCGGTCTCCCCGGCGGCGACCTTATTCATCCACTGCGGGTCGGCGATGAGCTGGCGGCTCATGGCGGCGCACTGTATCCTGCCGTCGGCAAGCTGCTGTTCTATGAAATCGGGATGCACCAGGCCGCCGACGCCGCAGATGGGAAGCTTTGTATATTTGCACACCTGGTCGCAGAATTTTAAGAAACAGCCTTCCTCAGAAAAATAAGGATGCTTTGCGCCGGGGATGGTGTCCTCCAGGCTGGAATGATTTGCGAGCGTTACGTGAAAGCTGGTGACGCCTGCCGCTTCCAGCATCGGCACAAACAGTGGCAGCTCCGTATCGAGTACCCCGGCGTTTCCGTAGTGGGGGTTTTCCTGGCGGACGGCGAGCTTAAAATCAATGGGAAAGTCTGCAAGCTGCGAGCGGATTGCAGAGACGGCTTCTACGGCAAAGCGGAAGCGGTTTTCGGCGCTTCCCCCGTAGCAGTCTGTGCGGTGATTGAACACGGCGGAGCTGAAGCTTCCGCACATGCGGTCGCCGTGCACCTGCACCATATCAAAACCTGCTTTTTTCGCAAGTACCGCTGCCGTCCCGAATGCGGCGGTGATTTTTTTCACCTTTTTGACGGGAAGGCCGCTGATGTAAGGGGCAACCTGCGCGTTCAGCAGTGGGCGCAGCTCCTGCTGTGAAATTTTCTTTGTCAGAACACCCGGAATGTATTTTATCATCCCCTTCAGATTGGTATCCGTCTGATGAAGCTGCGCGCAGATCAGACAATCGTGCCGGTGCACAGTTTCCGCTAATTTCTGATAATACGCAAAACCTTTTTTACTGTAAAGGCTGTGTCCGAAGCGGGCGGGCAGAACCGGGACATCTCCGATGATAATCATACTGCAGCCGCCTGCCGCGATGTCCTCTATCTTTTTAAAATAGTCCTCATCAGAAAGTCCCATTGTGGTGGGCGCAAAGATAAGGCGGTTTTTCAGAGTTACATTTCCAAGCGTTATGGGACTGCACAGCGTTTCATACATAAATATCACTTATCCTTTCTGAGAGCAACAGTTTAAGAAAGCCTAAACTGTGCCGTTTCCAAGCATCTTTTTTAGGGCGCTCTCCAGGCAGGTCTGCTCCTGGGGCGTCAGCAGCGCAAGCTTTTCTTCGTTCCATGAAACAATGATATCGTGGCTCTTCTGAAATACCTGCAACCCTTCTTTAGTCAGATTTAGACTAAAACGACGGCGGTCCAGGGGATTTTTCTCCCTGCTGATCAGATGACTGGCGACCAGCCGGTCCAGAGTACGCTGCGACAGCCCCCAATCCATATGCAGAGCCTCGGTCAGCTCTTTGGGAGAGCAGCCGGGATGCCTGCCGATGTAAAGCACCGGGTAGAGAAGACCTGGCGTCAGGTCGTCCTCCTGCAGCTTCCGGCTGCATTCTTTCACAAAATCCCGTCGCAGCTCTGAGATGTAATACGCTAATTTAACCTTCATATTCCCTCCGTTAAATAAATTACTTGACTAAATCAAGTGTAATGCAATTACTTGATTTAGTCAAGTAATTTTTAAAAAACTTCAAAATTAAAAGGAATAAATCAGCCGCTGTGTATGCGGACGAAAGAACGCCTAATGCCTTATTTTACGCGACTTTCCTAACGGTCGAGCCGGAAAATGGACGCTTTTTATTGACATTTTTTCAAGGCGTCGTTATGCTGAAAGCAGTCTTGCAGGATGAAACAGTAACATGGTCAGGGAGGATTTCAATATGGAAAATAAGAAAACATTCGGGGCGTTTGTTTTGCGCCGGAGAAAAGAGCTTGGCATGACGCAGAAGGAATTTGCCGCCAGGCTGTATGTGACGGAATCGGCGGTGAGCAAGTGGGAGCGGGGTATGAGTTACCCGGACATCACGCTTATCCGCAGTATCTGCAGCGTGCTGGAGGTTTCAGAGCATGAGCTGCTCACAGGGAGCGAGGACACGGAAAAGCGTACCTCGGAGAAGCTGGCGGAAAAGTATCTGCGGCTGACGCGCAACTACCGGCTTGCGCAGTACCTTTTATATGGCGCGATACTGCTGGGGTGCGCCATCGGAAATCTGGCGTCGGCGCATACGCTGGACTGGTTTTTCATCGTGCTCATGGCGGTACTGATGAGTGCGTCGCTGACACTGGTCCCGGCACTCGCCGCGCTGCATCCCGCGCTCTGCCGATGTAAGGCGGCAGTCTCGCTGGGGAGCTTTCTGGTTTCGCTGGAGCTTCTGCTGCTGGTGTGCTGCCTGCAGACTGGCGGAAGCTGGTTTCCGATGGCGGGAGTGAGCGTGCTGTTCGGGTTCGCGCTGGTGCTGCTGCCGTTTCTGCTCCCCACCCTGCCGCTGCCGGCATGTCTGGCGCGCAGGAAAACATCACTTTATCTGATAACCGTTATGGCGCTGCTGATACTGCTGCTTCTGACAGGCTGTGTGACAAGCGGCGGTGACTGGTTTTTTACCGCGGCGGTGGGCACGCTTTTTGGAACCGGTTTTCTGATTCTGCCGGTTCTGCTGCGGCAGCTTCCGCTGCCGGAAACGCTGCGCCCGCATAAAACACTGCTTTATTTTGCAATCCAGACGGCTCTTTTGTTTCTGCTTCTGCTGATTGTTGCCCTGGAAGAGGGCGGCGGAGCAGACGGACTGCGCGTATCGCTGCCGACCGCCGCGCTGCTTGCGGCGCTTCCGTGGGGAGAAATGCTGCTTATCCGTTATCTTCCGGCAAACGGCTGGTTTAAAGCGTCCGCCTGCGCAGCGTTTGCGGCGCTCTGGGTCTGGCTGTTCCCGGCGGGGCTGGATGCGATTATGACGCTGGAGTACGGACCGGCTATCAATAGCTGGGAGCTGTGGCTTCCTTATGATTTCAGCAAATGGGGCGGCAATCAGACTGCAATTAATGTCTTTGCCATTATCCTGTTTACCCTGCTGGCGATCGCGGCAGTGCTGGCCGGCGTTGGGATATGGAGGAAAAAGAAAGGCCGCTAAGGTGGAATCCGGCGTGCTTTGCATAGAATTTCATTTTTCAGACACAATAGTGGTAAACATCCATGCCTGCCTGCGCAGGCACCATTATGCATGAAGGAGAAGAATGGAATGAAGGACAAAGTGTTTGGTGTTTTACAGCGCGTCGGGCGCAGCTTCATGCTGCCGATTGCGATTCTGCCTGTGGCGGGGCTTTTGCTTGGCGTTGGCAGCTCTTTTACCAATGAGACAACGATTGCCACCTACCGCCTGCAGCGGCTTCTGGGAGAGGGCACGCTGCTGCATGTACTTCTGGTGATTATGAACAAGGTGGGCAGCGCGGTTTTCGACAATCTTCCGCTGATTTTTGCGGTGGGCGTGGCAATCGGCATGGCGAAGCGGGAAAAGGAGGTAGCCGCTCTTTCCTCTGTGATTGCATATTTTGTGATGAATACCGCGATTAACGCAATGCTGGTGTTAAATGGCGATATTCTGGAGGACGGCGGCATTGCGGGGCATGTGCTGGAGGGGACGGTTGCGTCCGCCAGCGGAATCCTTACGCTGCAGACGGGCGTGTTCGGCGGC
This is a stretch of genomic DNA from Marvinbryantia formatexigens DSM 14469. It encodes these proteins:
- a CDS encoding ABC transporter ATP-binding protein — translated: MSVNSVREDEVMHDVPKTATLLRLYRYLFAYKKMLAAVALLLLVTLFITLATPLMIELAIDTYVANSDAAGLCRLAAVGLLLFLVHMVCTRCWMRMMADVTNKVLLTIRSQLYEHIQTLSFHFFDSRPTGKILARVIGDVNSLKDVLSDSVTKLLPDLLTVAGVACIMLVKSWRLALAALLTLPFLVAGMFLIQISAHKLWQIHRKKNSNLNAFIHESFSGIRIVQSFAAEPERQQDFERCAMEYRDSFIDAVRIGDTFGALVEITWGVGGFLLYFIGIRIIGADEIGIGTFLAFSTYLGMFWSPIRNLSSFYNKIVTNISAAERIFDILDTPAEITSLPGSTALPPVKGEVRFEHVSFAYPDEPDKPVLENISFTVQPGETIALVGPTGAGKTTIVSLISRFYDVTDGRICIDGFDTRHVTLESLRRQMGVMTQDTFLFTGTVRENICYGKSDATEEEMIIAAKAVNAHDFIMKMEHGYDTVISERSSQLSIGQRQLLAFARTMLSDPRILILDEATSSIDTHTELLVQSGIAAMLQNRTSFIIAHRLSTIRGASRIFYVDGKQILESGSHEELMAKKGAYYRLYQSQFECI
- a CDS encoding ABC transporter ATP-binding protein; this encodes MKKLGTYMKRYGFLYLLGFAAMLISIALDMMAPQITRRIIDDVIVGGQMELLMRLLFGLLGIGIGRAVFQYIKEFTYDYIGVSVGYHMRRDLFRHLQTMSMDFFDRHNTGELMTRTKEDVDKVWAAVGFVGILAVEALTHTILVLVCMFRLNPYLTLVPLALLPLIGFCAVRMENGLGKVYDQISEETAELNTVAQECIAGVRTVKAFAREDYEISKFSRHNRLFYDLNMEQAKLLARYQPLITFLGKVMLLAVVIIGGLMVISGRMTIGALGAFSEYANNVIWPMEILGWLSNDIASAFASWRKIKKVAQQTPQITDPAAAAQNASSSETSDPTWSAQKDGAAAIRPGDIVAGELIFEHVGFSLDGHEILRDINITLKPGQTLGIMGMTGTGKTTIVNLIQRFYDVTEGRILLDGTDIRELPLAKLRASSSVVMQEVFLFSDSVTENVKTGCREKMNQQTVEWACRQAGASRFISRLGNQYETVIGERGVGLSGGQKQRISIARALAKQAPILILDDATSALDMETEKIIQKNLKEMKHSTKIIIGHRISAVRSADEIIVLENNTIAERGTHAELMAQKGRYYRTWCVQYGEEAGADNLPKTVSPLDAALPPETVSPPETASPPKTALSPETVSPPEAAVSAPGNSVLRREEELPCP
- a CDS encoding AraC family transcriptional regulator is translated as MSTSRYVLDSLATNPVDRSVTRLLYVSTARYSAEWHSTLHTHPCAELFFITGGCGYLQLASQSIPITTSDVITVNSNVEHTEVSSDELPLEYIVLGIDGLEAVAGDSGEDGYSIVHFQANSELLLFYLNNLLKEIESKQPGYNTVCQDLLEVVLLLLMRRSQFTVTFVPSSRKSSREAAIVRRYIDNHFKENITLDDLAAVAHVSKYYLAHLFRHAYDTSPISYLLSCRIQESLYLLTETDLTLSEISQMLGFSSPSYFSQSFRRIQGISPMQYRMQNRQDKKLIEKKGSNKS
- a CDS encoding class I SAM-dependent rRNA methyltransferase; this translates as MWIYDNEIASIAGSFADGDIVLVHDFDGYPLGRGFINRHSKIRIRLMTRNAAQEIDRDFIRMRVQNAWNYRKKTVDTGSCRLIFGEADFLPGIVIDKFSDVLVVESLALGIDRLKETIVEALKEVLAEDGVIIRGVYERSDAKVREQEGMERCKGFLGEPFDTNVLIEENGVKYMVDVVNGQKTGFFLDQKYNRQSIRRLCPGARVLDCFTHTGSFALNAGAAGAAEVLGVDASQTGVEQAELNARLNGLEDRVKFVCRDVFELLPELEEKGETFDLVILDPPAFTKSRSSVKNAVKGYREINLRAMKLVKDGGFLATCSCSHFMTYELFTQTIRQAAQNVHKRLRQVEFRTQAPDHPILWAADESYYLKFYIFQVCDEK
- the feoB gene encoding ferrous iron transport protein B, producing MTLKELEIGKSAVVTAVGGEGALRQHFLDMGVIPGAEITLVKYAPMGDPMELRIHGYELTLRLADAEKIEIEKKKAAAKAPEGKSGARADSRKKVEHPGLGEGGRYHVKADEHPLPEGTKLTFALAGNQNCGKTTLFNQLTGSNQHVGNFPGVTVDRKSGSIKGYPQTEITDLPGIYSMSPYSSEELVTRQFIIGEKPTGIINIVDATNIERNLYLTMQLMELDVPMVLALNMMDEVRGNGGSVRINEMEELLGIPVVPISAAKNEGVDELVRHAIHVAQYQERPGRTDFCSQDEHGGAVHRCLHGIMHLIEDHAKAAGIPVRFAATKLVEGDERILSALALSQNEKEMIEHIICQMEEERGLDRAAAIADMRFDFIQKLVDETVVKPQESREHVRSRKIDRVLTGKYTAIPAFVGIMGLVFYLTFNVIGAWLQGLLELGIGYLTDAVDVCLTSWNINEAIHSLIIDGIFNGVGSVLSFLPIIVTLFFFLSLLEDTGYMARVAFVMDKLLRKIGLSGRSIVPMLIGFGCTVPGVMASRTLPSERDRKMTIMLTPFMSCSAKLPIYGFFASAFFPEHAALVMVGLYFIGILVGILVALISKNSMFKGEAVPFVMELPNYRLPGAKNVAQLLWEKAKDFLQRAFTVIFMATIIIWFLQTFDLHFQMVSDSQNSILAVVAGWIAPLFAPLGFGDWRISTALITGFMAKESVVSTLNVLFGSTEAVLAAISPLAAASLLVFCLLYTPCVAAIASIKRELGGKWAAGVVIGQCAIAWVCALLVRLIGMLFGLG
- a CDS encoding tRNA dihydrouridine synthase; amino-acid sequence: MQYYVAPLEGITGYIFRSAHHKYFPGADKYFIPFIEPKPNSKKIFSARELNDILPEHNRGMRTVPQILTNKWEDFVWTAKHLQEYGYDEVNINLGCPSKTVVSKKRGAGFLADPEGVDDFLAHIFDALDMKISVKTRLGREDPVEFRWLLEIYNKYPLAELIIHPRTQKEFYGFTPHYEMFAEALEETSLPVCYNGDVNTKEDCREIEKRFPQITGVMMGRGILRNPGLIGEIRGEEKADIRRLRSFHDELYAAYQQEMPGDTQVLFKMKELWTYLRHSFS